One Azospirillum sp. B510 genomic window carries:
- the nifU gene encoding Fe-S cluster assembly protein NifU, producing MWNYTDKVKEHFFNPKNSGVLDSANAVGEVGSITCGDALRLMLKVDPDSQIILDAKFQTFGCGSAIASSSALTEMIIGKTVDEALTLTNRDIAEYLGGLPPEKMHCSVMGAEALRAAIANYKGEAWEDDHEEGELVCKCFGVDAAMIERAVTVNGLTTLEEVTHYTKAGGSCQTCHEKIEEVLEEVLAKTGALKPAAKHAPGTVGLDAIKPLEPRAEPAAAPKLTNVQRMKVIMSAIEEMRPQIQRDGGDVELVDIDGKDIYVRLSGACSGCSQSAGTMMGVQMKLVEKLGEFVRVKPASLMPAHAG from the coding sequence ATGTGGAACTACACCGACAAGGTCAAGGAACACTTCTTCAATCCGAAGAACTCCGGTGTCCTGGACAGCGCCAACGCGGTCGGCGAGGTCGGCTCCATCACCTGCGGCGACGCGCTGCGTCTGATGCTGAAGGTCGATCCCGACAGCCAGATCATCCTGGATGCCAAGTTCCAGACCTTCGGCTGCGGCTCGGCCATCGCCTCCTCCTCCGCCCTGACCGAGATGATCATCGGCAAGACGGTGGACGAGGCGCTGACCCTGACCAACCGCGACATCGCCGAGTATCTCGGCGGCCTGCCGCCGGAAAAGATGCACTGCTCCGTCATGGGTGCCGAGGCGCTGCGCGCCGCCATCGCCAACTACAAGGGCGAGGCGTGGGAGGACGACCATGAGGAAGGCGAACTGGTCTGCAAATGCTTCGGCGTCGACGCCGCCATGATCGAGCGCGCGGTGACCGTCAATGGCCTGACCACGCTGGAGGAGGTCACCCACTACACCAAGGCCGGCGGCTCCTGCCAGACCTGCCACGAGAAGATCGAGGAGGTGCTGGAGGAGGTGCTGGCCAAGACCGGCGCGCTGAAGCCCGCCGCGAAACACGCCCCCGGCACCGTCGGGCTCGACGCCATCAAGCCGCTGGAACCGAGGGCGGAGCCGGCGGCGGCGCCCAAGCTGACCAACGTTCAGCGCATGAAGGTCATCATGTCCGCCATCGAGGAGATGCGCCCGCAGATCCAGCGCGACGGCGGCGACGTGGAACTGGTCGACATCGACGGCAAGGACATCTATGTGCGGCTCTCCGGCGCCTGTTCCGGCTGTTCGCAGTCGGCCGGCACGATGATGGGCGTGCAGATGAAGCTGGTCGAGAAGCTCGGCGAGTTCGTGCGGGTCAAGCCCGCGTCCCTCATGCCGGCCCATGCGGGCTAA
- a CDS encoding HesB/IscA family protein, protein MVTLTDAAVSTLERVLAKSGGAAAGLRIAVTDGGCAGLKYQMGLEAAATDDDAVLSFGPVTIFVDANSQPFLSGVVVDFVEGIEGSGFKFDNPNATSSCGCGKSFSAGGEGGGSCSTSSPTSSSGCGSSAPYSTH, encoded by the coding sequence ATGGTGACTCTGACGGATGCGGCGGTCTCCACCCTGGAACGGGTCCTGGCGAAGTCGGGCGGTGCCGCCGCCGGCTTGCGGATCGCGGTGACCGACGGCGGCTGCGCCGGGCTGAAATACCAGATGGGTCTGGAAGCGGCGGCAACCGACGACGACGCTGTGCTGAGCTTCGGCCCCGTCACCATCTTCGTCGACGCCAACAGCCAGCCCTTCCTCAGCGGCGTGGTGGTCGATTTCGTCGAGGGCATCGAAGGCTCCGGCTTCAAATTCGACAACCCGAACGCGACCAGCAGCTGCGGCTGCGGCAAATCCTTCTCGGCCGGCGGTGAAGGCGGCGGCTCCTGCTCGACCTCCTCGCCGACCTCCTCGTCGGGCTGCGGGTCGTCGGCCCCCTACTCCACTCACTGA
- a CDS encoding alkene reductase, translating to MSHSTATPDLFTPLRLGAIELPNRVIMAPMTRGRAGDGNCPTALTADYYAQRASAGLIITEATQVCDTAQGYPNTPGIHTDAQTLGWRAVAEAVHAAGGRIVTQLWHVGRISHPLFQPNGAAPVAPSAIAAKGQLFTGAGMEPFPVPRALETSEIPVLVRHFADAAKRAVFDAGLDGVEIHAANGYLIDQFLRDSTNTRTDQYGGSVENRCRFLLEILEATAHAVGADRIGVRLSPTGVFNDMRDSDPLPHFLAVTKALNPFNLAYLHVIEGRPGHHMAPPEGAPHAAAALRAVYKGPFILNGGYSRADADAALAKGEADAVSFGEAFIANPDLPLRLRAEAPLAEPDRNTYYGGDAKGYTDYPALESIAA from the coding sequence ATGTCGCACAGCACCGCCACGCCGGATCTGTTCACGCCGCTGCGCCTCGGCGCCATCGAGCTGCCGAACCGCGTCATCATGGCGCCGATGACCCGCGGCCGCGCCGGCGACGGCAATTGCCCGACGGCGCTGACCGCCGACTATTACGCGCAGCGCGCCTCGGCCGGCCTGATCATCACCGAGGCGACCCAGGTCTGCGACACCGCCCAGGGCTATCCCAACACGCCGGGCATCCACACCGACGCCCAGACGCTGGGATGGCGCGCGGTGGCCGAGGCGGTGCATGCGGCGGGCGGGCGGATCGTCACCCAGCTCTGGCATGTCGGCCGCATCTCCCACCCGCTGTTCCAGCCGAACGGCGCCGCCCCGGTCGCTCCCTCGGCCATCGCGGCCAAGGGCCAGCTCTTCACCGGCGCCGGCATGGAGCCGTTCCCGGTTCCGCGCGCCCTTGAAACGTCGGAGATCCCCGTCCTGGTCCGCCATTTCGCCGACGCCGCCAAGCGCGCGGTGTTCGATGCCGGTCTGGATGGCGTCGAAATCCATGCGGCCAACGGCTATCTGATCGACCAGTTCCTGCGCGACAGCACCAACACCCGCACCGACCAGTATGGCGGATCGGTGGAGAACCGCTGCCGCTTCCTGCTGGAGATTCTGGAGGCCACGGCCCATGCGGTCGGCGCCGACCGCATCGGCGTCCGCCTGTCGCCGACCGGCGTGTTCAACGACATGAGGGACAGCGACCCGCTGCCGCATTTCCTGGCGGTCACCAAGGCGCTGAACCCCTTCAACCTCGCCTATCTGCATGTGATCGAAGGCCGCCCCGGCCATCACATGGCGCCGCCGGAGGGCGCGCCCCATGCCGCCGCCGCCCTGCGCGCCGTCTACAAGGGCCCCTTCATCCTGAATGGCGGCTACAGCCGGGCCGACGCCGATGCGGCGCTGGCCAAGGGCGAGGCCGATGCGGTCAGCTTCGGCGAGGCCTTCATCGCCAACCCGGACCTGCCGTTGCGCCTGCGGGCCGAGGCGCCGCTGGCCGAGCCGGACCGCAACACCTATTACGGCGGCGACGCCAAGGGCTACACCGACTATCCGGCCCTGGAATCCATCGCCGCCTGA
- a CDS encoding TetR/AcrR family transcriptional regulator, with the protein MDASKEAAGKDDGGCCPGNGSEGEGGGRRRDRAATENALLDAAKMVFAERGFDAATTREIAGRAGVNEQLIQRYFSGKSGLLLAVVERYWREESGGCALPPPDEDLETDLVHFLHAQLKHSWACRDFTRVVLARALVDPAIADEMARTLSQSRIPCLIKRLEGHRDRGAIAADADLANVAAGIATLSFGLGFLDQVVFGRDDAGICAMVGTLAHTIAHGLTPR; encoded by the coding sequence TTGGACGCAAGCAAGGAAGCCGCGGGCAAGGACGATGGCGGCTGTTGCCCCGGCAATGGCAGCGAGGGCGAGGGCGGGGGGCGCCGGCGCGACCGCGCGGCGACCGAAAACGCGTTGCTTGACGCCGCCAAGATGGTGTTCGCCGAACGCGGCTTCGACGCGGCGACGACGCGCGAGATCGCCGGCCGGGCCGGGGTCAACGAACAGCTGATCCAGCGCTATTTCTCAGGAAAGAGCGGGCTTCTGCTGGCGGTGGTGGAGCGCTATTGGCGCGAGGAATCGGGCGGCTGCGCCTTGCCGCCGCCGGATGAGGATCTGGAGACCGACCTTGTCCATTTCCTGCACGCCCAGTTGAAGCACAGCTGGGCGTGCCGCGACTTCACCCGTGTCGTGCTGGCCCGCGCGCTGGTCGATCCGGCGATCGCCGACGAGATGGCGCGCACCCTGTCGCAGAGCCGGATTCCCTGTCTGATCAAGCGGCTGGAGGGCCATCGCGACCGTGGCGCCATCGCCGCCGACGCCGATCTCGCCAATGTGGCGGCCGGCATCGCGACGCTCAGCTTCGGGCTGGGCTTCCTCGATCAGGTGGTGTTCGGCCGCGACGATGCCGGCATCTGCGCCATGGTCGGCACCCTGGCCCACACCATCGCCCACGGTCTCACACCCCGCTGA
- the rarD gene encoding EamA family transporter RarD — MSSIPTPAKAPTSTSAAFVAALSSYLIWGLVNPVFFKSLGDVGAVEIVAHRVVWTVVLVGSIVLATRGPAAIVTAVGSWRRLGVLVVTTLLVTVNWTVFIWAVVNSRLVEASLGYFINPLINVLLGVLFLHERLSRGRMLAVAIATAGVGSLVASYGAVPWVALSLALSFGFYALVRKKAAIDPLIGLLVETALLLPAALGYLLWLGGGGAFGHGWGESILLVLAGPMTAVPLVLFMIGAGRLTLTTMGLLQYVGPTGQLLLGVLVYGEAFTRGHAITFACIWVALAVFTADAVHNHRRTSRAAAAAAAE; from the coding sequence ATGTCCTCGATACCGACGCCCGCCAAGGCCCCGACCTCCACAAGCGCGGCGTTCGTCGCGGCGCTGTCCTCCTACCTGATCTGGGGGCTGGTCAACCCGGTCTTCTTCAAATCGCTGGGCGATGTCGGCGCGGTGGAGATCGTCGCCCACCGGGTGGTGTGGACGGTGGTGCTGGTCGGCTCGATCGTGCTGGCGACCCGGGGGCCGGCGGCGATCGTCACGGCGGTCGGCAGTTGGCGCCGGCTCGGCGTCCTGGTGGTCACCACCCTGCTGGTGACCGTCAACTGGACGGTCTTCATCTGGGCGGTGGTGAACAGCCGGCTGGTCGAGGCCAGCCTGGGCTATTTCATCAACCCGCTGATCAATGTGCTGCTCGGCGTGCTGTTCCTGCATGAGCGGCTCAGCCGCGGCCGGATGCTGGCGGTCGCCATCGCCACCGCCGGCGTCGGCAGCCTGGTCGCCAGCTATGGCGCGGTGCCCTGGGTCGCCCTGTCGCTGGCGCTGTCCTTCGGCTTCTACGCCCTGGTGCGCAAGAAGGCGGCGATCGACCCGCTGATCGGGCTGCTGGTCGAAACCGCCCTGCTGCTGCCGGCGGCGCTGGGCTATCTGCTGTGGCTGGGCGGCGGCGGCGCCTTCGGCCATGGCTGGGGGGAAAGCATCCTGCTGGTGCTGGCCGGACCGATGACGGCGGTGCCGCTGGTGCTGTTCATGATCGGCGCCGGGCGGCTGACGCTGACCACCATGGGGCTGCTGCAATATGTCGGGCCGACCGGGCAGCTGCTGCTCGGCGTGCTGGTCTATGGCGAGGCCTTCACCCGCGGCCATGCCATCACCTTTGCCTGCATCTGGGTGGCGCTGGCGGTGTTCACCGCCGACGCGGTGCACAACCACCGCCGGACCAGCCGCGCGGCGGCGGCGGCGGCGGCCGAGTGA
- the grxD gene encoding Grx4 family monothiol glutaredoxin — protein sequence MVDQTVVERIEQDIKHNDVVLYMKGTPVFPQCGFSAAVVQVLSHTGVKFKGVNILEDPGLRQGLKEYSNWPTFPQLYVKGELVGGCDIVREMYESGELQALLADKGVATAA from the coding sequence ATGGTCGATCAAACCGTCGTCGAGCGCATCGAGCAGGACATCAAGCACAATGACGTCGTGCTGTATATGAAGGGCACCCCGGTGTTCCCGCAGTGCGGCTTCTCCGCCGCCGTCGTCCAGGTGCTGAGCCACACCGGCGTCAAGTTCAAGGGCGTCAACATCCTGGAGGATCCGGGCCTGCGCCAGGGTCTGAAGGAATATTCGAACTGGCCGACCTTCCCGCAGCTCTACGTCAAGGGCGAGCTGGTCGGCGGCTGCGACATCGTCCGCGAGATGTACGAGTCGGGCGAGTTGCAGGCCCTGCTGGCCGACAAGGGCGTCGCCACCGCCGCCTGA
- a CDS encoding BolA family protein, with protein sequence MAMEAATIEKLIKEGIPDAVVEIADLRGDGDHYAALVTSAAFKGKSRVQQHQMVYASLQGKMGGELHALALTTAVPEGA encoded by the coding sequence ATGGCGATGGAAGCCGCCACGATCGAAAAGCTCATCAAGGAGGGCATCCCGGACGCGGTCGTCGAGATCGCGGATCTGCGGGGCGACGGCGACCATTATGCCGCGCTCGTCACCTCCGCCGCCTTCAAGGGCAAGAGCCGGGTGCAGCAGCACCAGATGGTCTACGCGTCCCTCCAGGGAAAGATGGGCGGCGAACTGCACGCCCTGGCGCTGACCACCGCGGTGCCGGAAGGCGCCTGA
- the purB gene encoding adenylosuccinate lyase, producing MIPRYTRQEMARIWEPENRFRIWFEIEAHACDAQAELGVIPKEAAKAVWERGKWEIDRIDEIERETRHDVIAFLTNLAEHVGPEARFVHQGMTSSDVLDTCLAVQLTQAADLLLADMDALLAALKRRALEHKNTVTIGRSHGIHAEPTTFGLKLAGHYAAFARGRERLVQARQDIATCAISGAVGTFANIDPRVEEHVAAKLGLSVEPVSTQVIPRDRHAFFFSVLGVIASSIENLATEIRHLQRTEVREAEEYFHPGQKGSSAMPHKRNPVLSENLTGLARIVRSAVVPALENVALWHERDISHSSVERMIGPDATVTLDFALVRLTSMMEKLVVYPERMQRNLDDLGGLVFSQRVLLALTQAGMSREDSYKAVQRNAMQVWEKGGNYLDLLSNDADIAKHIGRDKLEPMFDMTYHTKHVDTVFKRVFGA from the coding sequence ATGATCCCCCGCTATACCCGCCAAGAGATGGCCCGCATCTGGGAGCCGGAAAACCGCTTCCGCATCTGGTTCGAGATCGAGGCGCACGCCTGCGACGCGCAGGCCGAGCTGGGCGTGATCCCGAAGGAGGCCGCCAAGGCGGTGTGGGAGCGCGGCAAGTGGGAGATCGACCGCATCGACGAGATCGAGCGCGAGACCCGTCACGACGTCATCGCCTTCCTGACCAACCTCGCCGAACATGTCGGTCCGGAAGCCCGCTTCGTCCATCAGGGCATGACCTCGTCGGACGTGCTGGACACCTGCCTGGCCGTGCAACTGACCCAGGCCGCCGACCTGCTGCTGGCCGACATGGACGCGCTGCTGGCGGCGCTGAAGCGCCGGGCGCTGGAGCACAAGAACACCGTCACCATCGGCCGCAGCCACGGCATCCATGCCGAGCCGACGACCTTCGGGCTGAAGCTGGCCGGCCATTACGCCGCCTTCGCCCGCGGGCGCGAGCGTCTGGTCCAGGCGCGCCAGGACATCGCCACCTGCGCCATCTCCGGCGCCGTCGGCACCTTCGCCAACATCGACCCGCGGGTCGAGGAGCATGTCGCCGCCAAGCTCGGCCTGTCGGTGGAGCCGGTGTCGACCCAGGTCATCCCGCGTGACCGCCACGCCTTCTTCTTCTCCGTGCTGGGCGTGATCGCGTCGAGCATCGAGAATCTGGCGACGGAAATCCGCCACCTGCAACGCACCGAGGTGCGCGAGGCGGAGGAGTATTTCCACCCCGGCCAGAAGGGCTCGTCGGCGATGCCGCACAAGCGCAACCCGGTCCTGTCGGAGAATCTGACCGGTCTGGCCCGCATCGTGCGCTCCGCCGTGGTCCCGGCGCTGGAGAATGTCGCGCTGTGGCACGAGCGCGACATCTCGCACAGCTCCGTCGAGCGCATGATCGGCCCCGACGCCACCGTCACGCTGGATTTCGCCCTGGTGCGCCTGACCAGCATGATGGAGAAGCTGGTGGTCTATCCGGAGCGCATGCAGCGGAACCTGGATGATCTGGGCGGGCTGGTCTTCTCGCAGCGCGTGCTGCTGGCACTGACCCAGGCCGGCATGAGCCGCGAGGACAGCTACAAGGCGGTGCAGCGCAACGCCATGCAGGTGTGGGAGAAGGGCGGCAACTATCTGGACCTGCTGTCGAACGACGCCGACATCGCCAAGCATATCGGCCGCGACAAGCTGGAGCCGATGTTCGACATGACCTACCACACCAAGCATGTCGACACCGTGTTCAAGCGCGTGTTCGGCGCCTGA